In Clostridia bacterium, the genomic window TACAACGTCAGCCTGCGCGATGACAAAAACTACCCCTACCTGCGCCTCAGCATCCAGGATGAGTTTCCGCGCCTTTCGGTGACTCGTTCCATCGGCAAAGATGGGGCTCGTTATTTTGGCCCCTTTGTGGATGCTGGAGCCATGCATGAAACCATGAAGCTCATCCAGCGCTTGTTTCCGTTGCGAACTTGTAGCGATCGCTCCTTTGCCAATCGCTCTCGGCCCTGCCTGTACCAACATATCGGGCGCTGCACTGCTCCCTGCGCCGGCCAGATCAGCCGCGAGGAGTACGGCGAGATGGTGCGAGGGGTAATTGATTTCCTAGAGGGCCGAGGGGAAGAATTAGTTCCCCAGCTGGAGGCCAAGATGCGGCAGGCAGCGGCCAGGATGGAATTTGAGAAGGCAGCGGTTTATCGCGACCAGGTGGAGGCTATAAAGAAGGTGGTAGCTAAGCAGAAGATGGCCCAGGCCAACCAGGAAGACCTGGATGTGGTGGCCATTGCTCGGGGCTTCAATCAAGCCTGCGGGCAGGTGTTCTTTATGCGGGACGGCAAGGTGGTAGGCCGGGAACATTTTTTGCTCTCGGGTACCGACCAGCTATCCCGAGAAGAGATTATTACCGCCTTTGTTAAGCAATTCTACAGCGGCTTGCCTTCGGTTCCGCGGCGCATTCTTCTCCAGGAGCCTTTGGTGGAAGCAGAGCAAGAGGTGGTTGCTCGGTGGTTGGCTGAGAAGGCTGGGCATAAGGTAGAGCTGGTGGTGCCCAAACGCGGGCCCAAGCGAGAATTGGTGGAGATGGTGCACCGCAACGCCCTGCTGATCCTGGAGGAGCGCCAGGCTCGCATCCAATCCCGGCGGCAGATGGCAGTGGAGGCCTTGGCGGAGCTACAGCGAGTGTTGGGCTTGCCCGAGCCGCCTTTGCGCATCGAAGGATACGACATATCCAACTTGCAAGGGACCTCCATGGTTGGCTCGATGGTTGTCTTTGAGGGTGGCCAGCCCCAGG contains:
- the uvrC gene encoding excinuclease ABC subunit UvrC, which encodes MTAPTQAGEAAKEPAGAKVADKVDLLPDQPGVYLMKDARGQIIYVGKAGSLHHRVKSYFRSPGQLDPKTQVLVRHIADLDYIVTDSEIEALVLECNLIKKYRPRYNVSLRDDKNYPYLRLSIQDEFPRLSVTRSIGKDGARYFGPFVDAGAMHETMKLIQRLFPLRTCSDRSFANRSRPCLYQHIGRCTAPCAGQISREEYGEMVRGVIDFLEGRGEELVPQLEAKMRQAAARMEFEKAAVYRDQVEAIKKVVAKQKMAQANQEDLDVVAIARGFNQACGQVFFMRDGKVVGREHFLLSGTDQLSREEIITAFVKQFYSGLPSVPRRILLQEPLVEAEQEVVARWLAEKAGHKVELVVPKRGPKRELVEMVHRNALLILEERQARIQSRRQMAVEALAELQRVLGLPEPPLRIEGYDISNLQGTSMVGSMVVFEGGQPQAGEYRRFRLKGVETQDDFACLAEIVGRRFHRYRAGDDKFARLPDLVLIDGGRGQLSAARQAMREAGVDSIPMVALAKGEELLFREGDPLPLRLPRDSVALRLLQYVRDEAHRFAITYHRQLRQKGSRGSVLDAIPGIGSRRKKALLAQFGSVSSLREATVEQLAQVPGMTRPVAQRLYDYLHSGQRQ